A single region of the Desulfonatronovibrio hydrogenovorans DSM 9292 genome encodes:
- a CDS encoding Crp/Fnr family transcriptional regulator, protein MNTKLMGINLLKALERPELAALRSEFRTRSYGRGSVIFEPNSPANQVFIMATGTARLYLACQEKEFTLSILSPGDIYSTHTRAYIQALEDVSILSMPTEGFAAFVQDHPELMRTMIPVLGDILQSCFSIIHSLVFKGIPCRVAEFFLAAAGEYGRKTPQGCMITFSLTTEQIAKIVGSTRQTVSEALTRLENLGLVIRQGRGAYLLPDLKGLEDFAATGME, encoded by the coding sequence GTGAACACAAAACTGATGGGCATCAACCTGCTCAAAGCCCTGGAGCGGCCCGAGCTGGCTGCACTCAGGTCTGAGTTCAGGACCCGCAGTTATGGAAGGGGTTCAGTGATCTTTGAACCCAACAGTCCGGCCAACCAGGTCTTTATCATGGCCACTGGTACAGCCCGGCTTTACCTGGCCTGTCAGGAAAAAGAGTTCACCCTTTCCATCCTGTCCCCCGGGGATATTTATTCCACCCATACCAGGGCCTATATCCAGGCCCTGGAAGATGTATCCATCCTGTCCATGCCCACTGAGGGTTTTGCAGCCTTTGTCCAGGACCACCCGGAACTGATGCGGACCATGATCCCGGTTCTCGGGGACATCTTGCAAAGCTGTTTTTCCATTATCCACTCCCTGGTCTTCAAAGGCATACCATGCCGGGTGGCAGAGTTCTTTCTTGCTGCTGCCGGGGAGTACGGTCGGAAAACACCTCAGGGATGCATGATTACCTTTTCCCTGACCACGGAGCAGATCGCCAAGATCGTGGGCTCCACCAGGCAGACCGTGTCTGAAGCCCTGACCAGACTGGAAAATCTGGGCCTGGTGATCCGCCAGGGTCGGGGAGCTTATCTTCTGCCCGACCTCAAGGGTCTGGAAGATTTCGCAGCCACGGGCATGGAATAA
- a CDS encoding ArsA-related P-loop ATPase, with protein sequence MKNNLNSGLKMAVAGKGGVGKTTLSAWMGEYLAQKNHQVWMVDADTTHSLGAALGVESRDLPAPLVAEKDLIMARTGRGGLISLSPDVRDLPDRLRVSLGNINLLVMGSLAGAGEGCACTANSVLKALLSHLILERNEWVVVDLEAGVEHLGRGTAAGVDVLVVVSEPSCRSLEASAGIARMARDLGVDRLIHVVNRAASHITLPDSPDLPDPAIFIPEIPSLRQKQLYSPQVTDLAEQDLIHKAMDRIFLAAGPG encoded by the coding sequence ATGAAGAATAACCTGAATAGCGGTCTGAAAATGGCTGTGGCTGGAAAAGGCGGGGTGGGCAAGACCACCTTGTCCGCCTGGATGGGTGAATATCTGGCCCAAAAAAATCATCAGGTCTGGATGGTGGATGCTGACACCACCCATTCCCTGGGAGCGGCCCTGGGTGTGGAGTCCCGGGATCTGCCCGCACCCCTGGTGGCTGAAAAGGATCTGATTATGGCCAGAACCGGCAGGGGCGGACTTATAAGCCTCAGCCCGGACGTCAGGGATCTGCCGGACCGGTTGAGGGTCAGCCTGGGCAATATCAACCTGCTGGTCATGGGTTCTTTGGCCGGGGCAGGAGAAGGCTGCGCCTGTACAGCCAATTCAGTGCTCAAGGCCCTGCTGTCCCATCTGATTCTGGAGCGCAATGAATGGGTGGTGGTGGATCTGGAGGCCGGGGTGGAACATCTGGGCCGGGGAACTGCAGCCGGGGTGGACGTCCTGGTGGTGGTAAGCGAACCAAGCTGCAGAAGTCTTGAGGCCTCAGCCGGGATAGCCCGGATGGCCCGGGACCTGGGAGTGGACAGGCTGATCCATGTGGTGAACCGGGCAGCCAGCCACATAACCCTGCCGGATAGTCCTGATCTGCCAGATCCGGCCATCTTTATTCCGGAGATTCCGTCCCTGAGACAGAAACAGCTGTATTCGCCTCAGGTCACTGACCTGGCTGAACAAGACCTGATCCATAAGGCCATGGACAGGATCTTTCTGGCCGCTGGTCCCGGCTGA
- a CDS encoding 4Fe-4S dicluster domain-containing protein, translating to MKDFNIIVRPQLCVGCRQCMIRCAEAHSGCLTLAEAIRETPLAKPRIFVGPGPEGKPFPNKCRQCDPAPCEQVCVPGAIRTDIYSGLKIVDYGLCIGCTMCAMTCPYHVIRFFPHWSNPEKFKTAIKCDGCYQRLERGKVPACAEACKTGAIIWDEENRFWERASAEFAGSSYQVKP from the coding sequence ATGAAAGACTTTAACATTATTGTCCGGCCCCAATTGTGTGTGGGCTGCAGGCAGTGCATGATCCGCTGCGCAGAAGCCCATTCAGGATGCCTGACCCTGGCTGAGGCCATCCGGGAAACCCCCCTGGCTAAACCCCGGATATTTGTGGGGCCAGGCCCGGAGGGCAAACCCTTTCCCAACAAGTGCCGGCAGTGTGATCCTGCTCCGTGTGAACAGGTCTGCGTACCCGGGGCCATCAGGACCGACATCTATTCCGGTCTGAAGATTGTGGACTATGGGCTGTGCATTGGCTGTACCATGTGCGCCATGACCTGTCCGTATCATGTGATCCGGTTTTTCCCCCACTGGTCGAATCCGGAAAAATTCAAGACAGCCATCAAGTGTGACGGCTGCTACCAGAGACTGGAGAGAGGAAAGGTTCCGGCCTGCGCTGAAGCATGTAAGACCGGGGCCATTATCTGGGATGAGGAGAACCGTTTCTGGGAAAGGGCTTCAGCTGAATTTGCCGGGAGTTCTTACCAGGTCAAGCCCTGA
- the cooS gene encoding anaerobic carbon-monoxide dehydrogenase catalytic subunit: MMGKKTDELSICQDAREMINKAGEENIETVWDRLKQQQPHCGFCELGLSCTNCVMGPCRIDPFEYGPQKGVCGADADVVVARNFGRMIAAGAASHSDHGRDLLEVLEAVAQGRTPDYGLADPAKLKRIALEAGVAVEGKDDLEVARELAHILFEDFGSRKSSLTFLSRVPEKRIKIWEKLGVVPRGIDREVVEMMHRTHMGVDNDALNLCLHSARVSLSDGWAGSMVATELSDIIFGTPSPLTSKVNLGVLKEDHVNILVHGHSPVVSEMVLAAARDSEFVAKAQEAGAAGINVAGLCCTGNELLMRQGVPMAGNHLMTELVLVTGAVEVIVADYQCIMPSLVNIAGCYHSKIVSTSSKARFTGAVHIEMNVENAREKGREVVALAIETFRNRDKSRVRIPVEPVELMTGFSNEAVLDALGGTPGPLLEAVKAGKIRGVIGIVGCNNPKIKQDYGTFNLARECIKRDILVLVTGCATISTGKQGLLMPEAAGQAGPGLAEVCQALGIPPVLHVGSCVDNSRIMQLCALLANELGVDISDLPVAAAAPEWYSEKAATIGLYAVASGIFTVLGVAPPILGSKFVTDLATRGLEDAFGAAFAVEPDPFAAAQLVDERIKAKRKKLGLTE; this comes from the coding sequence ATGATGGGGAAAAAAACAGACGAATTGAGCATCTGTCAGGATGCCCGGGAGATGATCAACAAGGCCGGTGAAGAAAATATTGAAACCGTATGGGACCGGCTCAAGCAGCAGCAGCCCCATTGCGGATTCTGTGAGCTGGGACTTTCCTGCACGAACTGTGTAATGGGTCCGTGCAGAATAGATCCCTTTGAATATGGACCGCAAAAAGGGGTCTGCGGGGCAGATGCAGATGTTGTGGTGGCCAGGAATTTCGGTCGGATGATTGCGGCCGGAGCAGCTTCCCATTCGGATCATGGCCGGGATCTTCTGGAGGTCCTGGAGGCAGTGGCCCAGGGCAGGACACCTGACTATGGCCTTGCTGACCCGGCCAAGCTGAAACGGATCGCCCTGGAGGCCGGGGTTGCTGTGGAAGGCAAGGATGATCTGGAAGTGGCCAGAGAACTGGCTCATATCCTGTTTGAGGATTTTGGATCCAGAAAGAGCTCCCTTACTTTTCTTAGCCGGGTGCCGGAAAAAAGAATCAAAATCTGGGAAAAGCTGGGCGTAGTGCCCCGGGGCATTGACCGGGAAGTGGTGGAGATGATGCACAGGACCCATATGGGAGTGGACAATGACGCCCTGAACCTCTGCCTGCATTCGGCCCGGGTATCCCTTTCCGACGGCTGGGCCGGATCAATGGTGGCTACTGAGCTTTCAGACATCATCTTTGGTACGCCTTCCCCGCTCACGTCCAAGGTCAACCTGGGGGTTCTCAAGGAGGACCATGTCAATATCCTGGTCCATGGCCACAGTCCGGTTGTTTCGGAGATGGTCCTGGCTGCGGCCAGGGACAGTGAGTTTGTGGCAAAGGCTCAAGAGGCCGGGGCTGCAGGGATAAACGTGGCCGGTCTCTGCTGTACAGGCAATGAACTGCTGATGCGCCAGGGCGTGCCCATGGCTGGAAACCACCTTATGACCGAGCTGGTCCTGGTTACAGGGGCGGTTGAGGTAATTGTGGCTGATTACCAGTGCATCATGCCCAGCCTGGTTAATATTGCAGGCTGTTATCATTCCAAGATTGTCAGTACCTCTTCCAAGGCCAGGTTCACCGGGGCAGTGCATATTGAGATGAATGTAGAAAATGCCAGGGAAAAGGGCCGGGAAGTTGTTGCCCTGGCCATTGAAACATTCAGGAACCGGGACAAGTCCAGGGTCAGAATACCGGTGGAGCCGGTGGAACTCATGACCGGGTTTTCCAACGAGGCGGTCCTGGATGCCCTGGGCGGGACCCCCGGGCCCCTTTTAGAGGCTGTCAAGGCCGGCAAGATAAGGGGGGTCATCGGTATTGTTGGATGCAACAACCCCAAGATAAAACAGGACTACGGTACCTTTAACCTGGCCCGGGAGTGCATCAAGCGAGATATCCTGGTCCTGGTCACTGGCTGCGCCACCATTTCCACCGGCAAACAGGGACTGCTCATGCCCGAGGCAGCCGGTCAGGCCGGCCCTGGTCTGGCTGAAGTGTGCCAGGCCCTGGGCATCCCCCCGGTGCTGCACGTGGGCAGCTGTGTAGACAACTCCAGGATTATGCAGCTTTGCGCCCTTCTGGCCAATGAGCTTGGGGTTGATATTTCCGATCTTCCAGTGGCTGCAGCTGCGCCTGAATGGTATTCGGAAAAGGCAGCTACCATTGGGCTGTACGCAGTGGCCAGCGGGATATTTACAGTACTTGGAGTGGCTCCTCCCATCCTGGGCAGCAAGTTTGTGACCGACCTGGCCACCAGAGGCCTGGAAGATGCCTTTGGAGCAGCCTTTGCTGTGGAGCCGGACCCTTTTGCAGCTGCCCAGCTGGTGGATGAGCGGATCAAGGCCAAGCGTAAAAAACTCGGTCTGACTGAATAA